A segment of the Bordetella flabilis genome:
ATTACCGCATGACCTGGACCTTGAACGACAACAAGCTCCGTACCACGCCGCTGGCGTGGGTCATGCAGACCCGGCGATCGCGCGAGGAAGTCAAAGGCCCCGACCTGATTCGCCGGGCCGACGGCAGCATCGCCTTTATCGTCGACTTTGTCGGCCCCTCCCTGCAGTCGCTCGCGCCGGATGCCACCATTACCGCGGATACGTGGGTCGACGGCAACGGCCAGATCGTCGAAAACAGCGTGCGGCCGAACTCCGTCACGGGTGGCCGCCGCCTGACGTTGCGAGTCAATGTCAAGGATCCCACCAAGCCGGTGGAAATGCGGGCTTTCCTGACCAATGGCCAGGCGCCGTTGTCGGAGACCTGGACTTATCGCATTCCGAATGAACCTGAAGCCAAATAACAGCGTCCCGGGCACCGAGACCGTCGCGGATTACCTCGATCGCCTGGCGCTCCCCCCGCAAGCCAAGCAAGCCGCCATCCACAGCGCCGCCGAGGCGGCGCTGGAAGGCCGGCCCGCGCTGGATGCCATGCACCGCTCGTTGTCCGGTGACGAAGCCGCCGAAGATCCCGTGCTGGCATCCGGGCTGGCGCGCCTGCGCGCGGCCGACGACGACCATCCGGACATCGTCGCGCGCGCGCGCCAGACGCCGGACTCGGGCGTCTGCCTGCCCACGGCCCCGCCGCTGAACCGTACGCCCATGTCGCCGGAGCCCTGGATCACCAATCCGCTCGTGCGGGGCTGGCGCCGGCTGCGCGGCGAGGCGCCGGGCACCGCCGAAGACTACAACGCCACCGCACCGCGCATGGATCCGCGCTGGCGCCTGGCGGGCAGCCGGCGCCGCCTGGTGCTGTTGATCATGGTGGCGGCGCAGACTGCGGTGGCTACCTACTATATGAAGGGCGTGCTGCCCTACCAGGGCAAGCAGGTCCTGGAAGTCGGCATCCTGTTTCTCTTCGCGCTGCTGTTCTGTTGGGTATCGGCCGGGTTCTGGACGGCCATGATGGGGTTCCTGCAATTGCTGATCGGCCGCGACCGCTACAGCATTTCCTCACGCGGCACCCCGGACGCGCCCATCGATCCCTCGGCGCGGACAGCGATCGTCATGCCGATCTGCAACGAGGACGTGGCGCGCGTGTTCGCCGGCCTGCGGGCGACCTACGAGTCGCTGGCGGATACCGACGTCCTGGACCGCTTCGATATCTTCGTCCTGAGCGACAGCTACCAGGCGGATATCTGCGTCGCCGAGCAGCGTGCCTGGGTGGACCTGTGCAAGGCGGTGAAAGGCTTCGGGCGCATTTTCTATCGCCGGCGCCGCCGCCGCGTGAAGCGCAAAAGCGGCAATATCGACGACTTCTGCCGCCGCTGGGGTGCCAATTACCGCTATATGGTGGTGCTGGACGCCGACAGCGTGATGACCGGCGAATGCCTGAAGCGTCTGGTGCAACTGATGGAAGCCAGCCCCGACGCCGGCATTATCCAGAGCGCCCCCCAGGCCAGCGGCATGGACAGCCTGTACGCCCGCATCCAGCAGTTCGCCACGCGCGTCTACGGGCCGCTGTTCACCGCCGGCATGCACTACTGGCAACTGGGCGAATCGCACTACTGGGGGCACAACGCCATCATCCGGCTGGCGCCCTTCATGCGGCATTGCGTGCTTGCGCCCTTGCCCGGCAAGGGCTCTTTCGCGGGCGCCATCCTGTCGCATGACTTCGTGGAAGCCGCACTGATGCGGCGAGCGGGCTGGGGCGTGTGGATCGCCTACGATCTTCCGGGCAGCTACGAGGAATTGCCCCCGAACCTCCTGGAGGAGCTGCAGCGCGACCAGCGATGGTGCCATGGCAACCTGATGAACTTCCGCCTGTTTTTCATCCGCGGCTTTCATCCGGTGCACCGCGCGGTCTTCCTGACCGGCGTGATGTCCTATCTGTCGGCGCCGCTCTGGTTCCTGTTCCTCCTGCTGTCTACGGCTTTGCTGGCCGTCCATACGCTGACCGAGCCGCAGTACTTCATCGAGCCCAGGCAGTTGTTCCCCATCTGGCCGCAATGGCATCCCGACAAGGCCATCGCGCTGTTCTCGACGACCGCCGTACTGCTGTTCCTGCCGAAGGTCCTGGGCGTCCTGCTGGTATGGGCCCGTGGCGCGCGCCTGTTTGGCGGACGCCGGCGTGCCCTGTCCAGCATGCTGCAGGAAGTGCTGTTTTCCATGCTGCTGGCACCGGTGCGCATGCTATTCCACACACGTTTCGTGGTGGCCGCCTTTCTCGGGCTGTCGGCGAAATGGATATCGCCCGCGCGCGACAACAACGAGACGACCTGGGGCGATGCCTTCAGGCGGCACGGCTCCCAGACGCTGCTGGGATTATGCTGGGCCGCTCTGGTCGCATGGCTGAATCCCGTCTTCCTTTTCTGGATGACGCCGATATTGGCCGCGCTGCTGCTGATCATTCCGCTGTCGGTGTACTCCAGCCGCGTCGACCTCGGTCGGCGTGCCTACCTGGCCCGGCTGTTCCGCATCCCGGAGGAAACCCAGCCGCCCGCGGAACTGCTGGCGACGCGGCGCTATACGGCGCAGAACCGCAGCGTCCCCCACGTCCCCGCCTTCGAGGATGCGGTCATTGACCCGGCCGTGAACGCGCTGGCCTGCGCTGTCGCGACGGGGCGTCACCGGCCCAATGGGCTGAACGAGGCGCAGCGGCAGGGGCAGGTGGAACGCGCCATGGAGTATGGCCTGGACGCACTGGGCGAAGCGCAGAAAATCAAGCTGCTGGACGATCCGGTCGTATTGAGCCGAGTCCATGGGGCCATGTGGCGCAGCCGCGAGGACCATGCGGTGTCGCTGCGCGAGCGGACGGTGCGCCCGAGCGCCCAGGAAATCGAGGCCGAAGCACAAGTGGCCTTGTAGCTTCGGCCTCGCGCCGGTTTACAGCGTGCGTATCGGCGTGCCGGCCGCCCAGGCCTGGATGGCCTCGACCGCATTGGCATAGAAAGCCTTGAAGTTGTCGGCGCTGACGTAACCCAGGTGGGGTGTCAGCACGACATTTTCCAGGCGACGTACCGGATCGTCCGCGGGCAGCGGCTCCACCGGGAAAACATCCAGCCCCGCGCCGCCGATGCGCTTGTTGCGCAGGGCATCCATCAGGGCGGCTTG
Coding sequences within it:
- the mdoH gene encoding glucans biosynthesis glucosyltransferase MdoH, whose product is MNLKPNNSVPGTETVADYLDRLALPPQAKQAAIHSAAEAALEGRPALDAMHRSLSGDEAAEDPVLASGLARLRAADDDHPDIVARARQTPDSGVCLPTAPPLNRTPMSPEPWITNPLVRGWRRLRGEAPGTAEDYNATAPRMDPRWRLAGSRRRLVLLIMVAAQTAVATYYMKGVLPYQGKQVLEVGILFLFALLFCWVSAGFWTAMMGFLQLLIGRDRYSISSRGTPDAPIDPSARTAIVMPICNEDVARVFAGLRATYESLADTDVLDRFDIFVLSDSYQADICVAEQRAWVDLCKAVKGFGRIFYRRRRRRVKRKSGNIDDFCRRWGANYRYMVVLDADSVMTGECLKRLVQLMEASPDAGIIQSAPQASGMDSLYARIQQFATRVYGPLFTAGMHYWQLGESHYWGHNAIIRLAPFMRHCVLAPLPGKGSFAGAILSHDFVEAALMRRAGWGVWIAYDLPGSYEELPPNLLEELQRDQRWCHGNLMNFRLFFIRGFHPVHRAVFLTGVMSYLSAPLWFLFLLLSTALLAVHTLTEPQYFIEPRQLFPIWPQWHPDKAIALFSTTAVLLFLPKVLGVLLVWARGARLFGGRRRALSSMLQEVLFSMLLAPVRMLFHTRFVVAAFLGLSAKWISPARDNNETTWGDAFRRHGSQTLLGLCWAALVAWLNPVFLFWMTPILAALLLIIPLSVYSSRVDLGRRAYLARLFRIPEETQPPAELLATRRYTAQNRSVPHVPAFEDAVIDPAVNALACAVATGRHRPNGLNEAQRQGQVERAMEYGLDALGEAQKIKLLDDPVVLSRVHGAMWRSREDHAVSLRERTVRPSAQEIEAEAQVAL